Below is a genomic region from Micropterus dolomieu isolate WLL.071019.BEF.003 ecotype Adirondacks linkage group LG08, ASM2129224v1, whole genome shotgun sequence.
ttttaataacacagcatttatttatgtttactttCATCTTGTAAAGTTTCACTGTGATCATCATATCTAATAAGCTCTTcatgcattttgtgtgtaagcGCAGAAAACAGCAGCTGGGAGGATCTGTAAATACTGGAAGGATAACAACATGCTCATATTCATAGCCTCAAGTGTtctgcagtctgtgctgctaTCTGCTGGACAACACCGACATGTTAAACAGCtcacaatgaaaaacatttcaatcagctaataaagacaaaataactgTGCCCTTTAACAGAGGTTTTCTTTAATCATGACTCAGTAAAAGCAATATCAAGAAGTCAAAGTGACAAGTTCATCAAATAtggaacaaaacaaagtaacctttatttactttaacaCTCGGTGCTTCACAGCTACACAAAGGAAACAGactacatacaaatacacaaacaccaCAGAAAGTACTGCTGTAAAAACTTTGTTGTGAGACCGGGTGACTCAAAGGTTTCACAATTCAGAAAGCTAATAAGCATGCCGACTAGTGAATACTCAGCAGGTATTTATCTACTACAAACCCATCTCTGTCCTACAGCTGGTTCATTTATGTTTCATGTTAAATGAAGTCCTGAGCTGGTTACACGTGGCAGTTGGAGCCGGGCAGCAGGTCGGGTTTGTGCCCGCCGCTGCTTCTGCGCCGGCTGGGCAGAGGGCTCTCGTCTCCCCCTTGCAGACCCCCAATCATGGAGCCCAGGGTCCCGTGGCTGCTGCCGTACGGCTCCACCTGAGCCGCCACGCTCAGGCCGGGCTTGTCCGTCCGAGGCCGCGGCGGGGTTTGGTTCAACACTGAGGAGGGAAGGGAGACTGGGGTGGTGGCGTTCTCACTGAGGCTCTGCACTGTCACTGATGACTGGCACAGAGGTACGTATGTAAGGTCAGTTCATGACGTGATATAATAATAGATCACATTCAGTTCATCTTCTACCAACACAGGCTCAAGGTGCACGATTATAGTCTGCAGAGGCAGCGTCACTTGGTGGAGCCATCCAACCACATCTAGCCTTATGAATGAAGAGGGGAGTTTTATCTGTACATTCAGCATCTGCAGGCTGGCTGACAAGCTTAGCTGGACGTGTCCATTTCCGTTGAGATTTGGACATTGCAGTCACTGATCAGCCCAGAAAATATGGTCAGGGAAGAATTTTGAGAATATGAACTCACCAGAAAAAGGGATGTAAGTATGGATATACAGAATTTAAATATGAGACAATGAGAAGAGACCCCTATCTTACATAGTTCTTAACACTACCTATGATGTCCTTCCATCTGGCGAGTGTGTGTTTTCAACATTCTTCCTAATACAAAGGCTGAAAACTAAAATGTCCAGATACTAGGAGACGCGATCCATGATCAGAATCAGGATCAGGGCTACTCTGCAGGTAAGCTGCACGTAAACTGCAGAAACACATGGAGGGAGAGTTGCCAACTTTAAACCCAAAGTTAGGATATAAACCTCCTATGGCATGGGAATAGCATGTGTGAGCTTTGAGTGTTGGAGTTCCACTTAGTGAAGCTGCAGAAATATTTATGCCATGTTCATATCACATGGGACGGAGGGCAGCGATGGGAAGACAGTATGATTGCACGTTGGTTTTGTGTGCACTGACGGTAAACTGTCAAACGATATCCATTCAACGTGTTTAATTACCTAGAATGACTTTGGCCGACGTGATCATTGCAACTGGAAAACTTCAGTAACTCCCATAGGACATGAACATGGCATAATAACTAATTCAACATGCTGAACAATTCCTACAAGTGCACAAAACATATCAACACACTTACAGAGTCACATGGAAACTCACATAATTACATGGACACATGGATAAAAACAGAGAACGAGGAGCAAAGAACATTCTGACAAACATCTGGAAAAGTGAACCAGTTCAACTCACGTTGCCGACAGAGATCTCGCTGCCCACCACCGGCTTCTTTTTCCTGGACTTGTTGGGGTTCCAGTGACAAACCAGACTGTCGTTCTGCACGCTGTAGTTCTTATGGCCGATCAGCCAGTAGGTGTTCATCTTGCCTTTACCCTGGCAGCAGGAGGAACGACACAAGagtgggttcaggaggcagacaacatctccacatttaagagtaggcttaagaccttcctctttgataaagcttatagttagggctggctcaggttagtcctgaaccatcccttagttatgctgctataggcctagactgccgggggatttcctatgatgcactgagctcctctctcctctactttctctccctctgtatgcaacctcatcccattaatgcatgttactaacacaacttctcccctttctggtagtcttgtgctttctcgtccctctcctctctcctcctatcacttcctgcaggtgtttctggctctggagctgtggagtctggatctgtggttgcgggtcacctgctgcccccgtgttcctgctcggcgCCCTCTGCggcaactattgttactagtcctgttgttattattgttattataatcattaacattacgattgttatcattaacactactataaatatctgtaccatttttcatttagtctatagcaacatcacctttactgtctgtacctctgtgtgtatattgtgtaggctgcctccctcccctctctctctttctctctgttcctctctctctctctctctctctccctctctctctctctctctctctctcactttctctctgttcctctctctctctctctctctctctttcacccccaaccggtcgaggcagatggccgcccaccctgagccatggttctgctcgaggtttctgcctcttaaaaggaagtttttccttgcctctgtcccctagtgctgctcttggtgggaattgttgggtttctgtaaataaaatcacagagtacggtctagacctgctctttttaaaaagtgctctaagataactgttgttgtgatttggcgctataaaaataaaattgaattgaattgaaaagagGAGCAGTGACTGCCGTAGAGAAATATAAATGGTTTGTTCACCCAGAGTAAAAACAACCAGGGTTTGGTTTCAGATATCTGTCTTCTGGCAAATTAAACACCAACTAGTTCTGCACATGAGCAGACAGACTGTGTGAGAGGATGTGTGTGATTTGGGTGAACAAACCGTTTCATTTTGTAACTCAGCAAATGTTGTATGAAcctttaaaatgacataaaaaaaagaaaaggcttcTTCGATGTGAAAATTTTACGACACGTCTGGGATATTTTACCTTGACCTCAATCTCTCCTCGAAGCTGCAGCTCGTAGGCGTTGTCTTTGATCAGAGCCAAGTAGGTTTCTGAGCTGGTGTGGATTCTCTGAgctgacacacaaacaacaagaaATACAGTTAAACACAACTGAGGCCAAAGTCACGCTGTGTAGAAACACTCTGCTGTCTGCACCAGCGTCCTACAAATACAGACTTAAATGTCGAGTTTCCTCTGTAACTGTGTGAGGTGTGTAGCGCTGCAAacacacagtgtgtttgtgtattgtgtgtCCAGGTGCACATACGCAGGCTGGTGGATTCCATTCTAGAGGCTGTGTTGACCGTGTCGCCAAACAGACAGTATCTTGGCATCTTGTAGCCCACTATCCCCGCCACACATGGACCTTTAGAGCGAAGAGGGGAAAAACAGCTGTGCTTTACTTTGCTGCAAGTACTTTAATACATCCCATAATGCAACAGGGCTGGAGAAGAACAACATACTGACTCTTCAAATAAAACTTCTAATCTAAATCAGACTTTACAGCTATGTtaacagctctgtgaggctgtacatagacacacacactgctaaatgctaacaatagcatgctaacatgctcacacaaacaccacatccctgtattttttaaacccaagaacacgctaagaTAGATACTGGTAGACCCCAAAGaccacacaaccacacacaagaGATACTGGCAGACCCCAAAGaccacacaaccacacacaagaGATACTGGTagaccccaaagaccgcacaacCACACACAAGAGATACTGGCAGACCCCAAAGaccacacaaccacacacaagaGATACTGGCAGACCCCAAAGaccacacaaccacacacaagaGATACTGGTAGACCCCAAAGaccacacaaccacacacaagaGATACTGGTAGATCCCAAAGaccacacaaccacacacaagaGATACTGGTAGACCCCAAAGaccacacaaccacacacaagaGATACTGGCagaccccaaagaccgcacaaccacacacaagaaaagcaatctagtgtatgcgatccaatgcagtgaggaatgcacagacctgtacattggggaaactaaacagTGGAGGtaaaagccctcaactccttcagaggaacagcaccgagccactggtacaggtatgtggaccaggaagtgcaagccttcacagaacacaggACAGGAGCCTGTAAACTGGGGTttacaggaaacccacacacaaaGACCAATCCTTATTTtttgattcccaccacccactggaacaCAAGCTAAGAGTCATCAGAaccctgcaccacagagcagacaacataccaacaagtgcagaagcgagagagaaggaacagaaccacctgaaggatATAGCCTGTGGATaacctaaatggacctttgtgaaaacagccacaaaatcctGAAAGAAGACCAAcactacaggggatgaggagaAGAAGGTCAAACAAATGTGTACGGAGTATTAGAGAAACTCAACacacataacatccctgtgttttttaaacccaagaacacactaagacagatactgtacaccccaaagaccgcacacccaaacacaagaaaagcaatctagtgtatgcggtccaatgcagtgaggaatgcacagacctgtatactggggagactaaacaaccacgaaacaaacgcatggctcaacacagaagggccaactcctcaggtcaagactctgcagtctacttccatctgaaggacagaggacactcgtttgaggaccaccaggtgcacattttagacagagaagatggatggtttgaaagaggtgtcaaggaagcatctacaccagggttgagaagccgtcattgaacaggggagggggtctacaccacatttgttggataactatgacctagatgactgagaaccttcacagacatgcTCACACTGACAATGTTCAGCATGTAGGTAACAGAAtaatgctaaaaataaaaacataaacactctCCAACCAGCACATTAGTTTAAATAAATGTGGTGAAAGCAGGAACATCTGTAAATCTGTTTCTCCTTCAGTTTATTAAATCCCCGCAGACATCGGAACACATCACCGGAACACATGCAGACTCTGATTGATCAATATCGTCACAAATATTATGGATATCCGATGATTAGTTTTTTAGAGCACTTGTTGGCCAAGTGGACTATCTCACCTCAGGGTAACGCTAGAGGTAAGGTCAAAGGGTCACAATCATCCTGACCATGAAAATCCACCATCACTGTGCTGATCAATATCCCTATCAGTCCCTGCACAGGTGATCCTTCTGTGTtcctctcacctgtgtggatgcCTGCCCTGAGTTGCAACCTGTGGTTCGGCATGTGAGGGATGGAGACCTGTCTCACGGCTGCTACCAGATCCAATGCCATCTTGGCGATCTCGTCAGCGTGTCTATCGCCATTCCTCTCAGGCAGCCCACTCACCACCATGTAGGCGTCCCCAATCGTCTCCACCTGGTTTGATAAAAGTTTGTTCAAATGAAACTCAAGAACCAAACACACCGGGATGATACGTAGACCAATCAGGAACTCAGAAGATGTTTTTATAACAACTTTCATTACTGAAAACCGGaagaacaaacagaaacagaaagtggGACGTTTGTCCAGTGAGGAGCAGGAAGGCTTCACCTTGTTGTCTGAGAGCAACGAAATGTCAAAATTCATCTTACTTGAAGCTCATTCAAGCTAATTTGTCTCCAGCTaattaagaagaaaataaacaaaactaaatcaaagtgcacatttaatttttttagtaATTTACAAATAAGAAGTCATCTTGGAAAAGAAATGTGGCtttataaaacagtaaaagagaGCAACCCACTAATAACTTCAAAACATCCAACAGGGTGAATACAGAAGATGTACTGGGTCAGGTACATCTGAccgtgtggaggaggaggagcacaCATGAAGCAGGAGAACCATAGCCTGCTCTTTCCTAGCTATAAAACACACCTACTAGCTCTTTGTGGGGAGGGGGGAAGCTACATGCTAGATCTATTTATTGATAAACAGGCAGGTATATCACATTTCTCATCATTGTCAATCTGATCAGACCCTGTAACTCTGCTCAGCTGATATCAATGTACAGATAAACTGAGAGCAACACTCCTGCTGCCACAGGCAATACTTTTAGTCGAGTGCtaatttgaataaataacattaaTGGTGGCTCTGGCCTGTTGAAGTGTTGTGATGTTAGTGAGTCAGCGTGCACAGGACCAACACCAGGACCCTGTCACTACCAGATTTAACTGGATATTgatctgtgcttttcctgcttttaCATGTCCAAATTACTGGCTTGTTTGGCTCAGGGAGATTTTTCCCACATACAATAGAATCTGTATTGTCACTGTACAGAATGAAATTGAATGTAATCCGATCAGTGCATCATCAGCAAAGTGCAAAACAGGTATATAAAAAATTTCTTTGacaaacaaagagagaaatattctaaaaggaaagtaaaacaacatcatacacacaaaacatttcccTGCATGATCCATTCCTTGATACTGCATTACTAGTGTTTAAAGCTATTTTTTAAGCCCGAGTGGGGCTGGGAACTTCCCGATACCAGCAGAGCTGGGAACCCTTTTGGAATCGttctagtttttattattttcattcttccGTACATAAAACGGATACTATGGCCTAGATGGTAAGTGCTACAGACGCAAAACTCAGGGGGTAGGTTCACAGCCCCAAGAGTACACCTCAGGCGCAAAAATCTGCACAAAGTGACATAATTGCATTTGGCCTTGGAACGCCTGCATACGAAGGTGAATATCATTCGACACATCAACACACTGTCATTTCCGTTCATCTGTGCTGCATTAATGCAGTTCTTCACTGTGGCAGACGTGTGGATTCAGCGGCAGCGCTGTCTGCAGGTGGAGAATAAGGCCGGTCAACACAtgctctgtctctgctgcaCGTTTTATGGTGAGGCCGGGGCTACAGGTGCACACACTACAACTGCACACAGTGTAACTGGGGACTGCTGCTTGGTTTACAGTAAAGCATGTGTGTGCTGCTTCTGTACTCATTTGTCCACAGCCTGGGAATCAATTTGTGTTACATTTAGACAAATCTAAACCTCTCCCATCCTTCGGCCATCTGAGTGTGTGCTTAATTGTTCAATATTTGAGGATATTTGCTTCTTATTGAGAGCGGGACATTCAGATGGATCtcagtctcatgtctgtgtgtgttacagtacagagctggagtcaggatgtggttagcttagcttagtataaagactCAAAACAGGGGGAAGCAGCTAGTCGGCGCTTGGCTTTTCCCCGAAATGTTATACAAAAGTCAGCGTGTGAATTTTCTTTGTGTACATGTCATTGTTACCTTGTAGACGTTGTAGGAGTCGATGCGTGTGTCGAAGCACATATAGAGGTTGTTGAGCATCTCCACCACCTGCAGAGGAGTGCAGGACGCAGAGATGGAGGTGAAGCCCACGATGTCTGAGAAGAAGATGGTGAcctgaaacaaaacagagagacGTGACGCAGACATGCACTCAGTGTCCCGTTCATCAGAACCACcaagctaaaactaatgcagtctgaTGCAACAGTCTCACTATGCAGCCTATGCAATGCAGTTCAACAGCAGGATAAACTGCATCCTCTTTAATGATGctacagttgaatcaacacatCTCCGAAACAGTTTCAACACAACCTGAACATCAGAGCCTTCACAGGCAGCAGGTGTCACATGGGAGCTGGACAGCACCCTTCAGGGCTCAGTGAGTCTGCTCAGCTTGGAACCAGAAGAATCCCTGGGTCGTGGTTCTTTCCAGAATACTCAAGAGCTCCACATCAGTATAAAAATGAGCCTCTGGTCCTAATCAGTAatacccccctccctcctcgtGCAGAGTGCTTTGGGTACAGCTGCTTCAAACCTCTTCAATAAGCCAGACGCAGTTTTCACAAATATAACTTGTTTTATCTCCTGATGAATATGGAACAGGGCAATTATAGGTAATTACGCCAACAATAGCAACAAaggcagcaaacacacacattcattcagcgCGTTTGCAGATCTTGGGAGAGGAAGCCTACTCGCAGCAGAAGCACACAAACCTCCCAACGTTACAAGCTCAGATTCTGGTAAATGTTCAGAGTGAAAATGGAGGGGAAAGGTTGTTCAGCTGTCTGTTTCTGCCATTTGCTTTACGGTTTGCATACACTGTGAGCTGCGGTTGTTTTTATTGTACCTTGTTGTGTTTCCCTTATGGACATTTACACGTCAAATATacagaataaatatatatacagtacatatataaAATTCTATTATCTTGTTTAACTTTAACACAATAACACTTCCATCAACACTTTAATACCCTTTGGTTCACAGCATTGTGGAAAGAAAGATTGTAGGAAGACGAAGCAGAGGGACAAAGTTGTTTTCCAAGTCACAAGTAAgttcaagtctcaagtcaaagTCCAAAGTCCAAAGGATCGATTAAAAGTACACTACCGGAACAGTCCCATGTTTCAGGTAGTGTGTATGAAGTAgttcaagtccagtgaaaaaccttaaatggtaCCAAAGTAAGCAGCAATCTGCCGAAGTTAAAAACGTTTACGtcaacaaaacagacattttgagATCTAAATGACAGAGTTtggttcattatttcactgtaggatcaTGACCAGCTGCTCCATCTtccttcattaatattatatacaatatatataatatagtccaaataaagcttctgagggTGGATTAACAGGCGGTTCCAAGGtgtttactgtagaaatgttATATTTCCtgccactgctgcagaataaccaaagaaggtaaagacaaagtttaggtcagaaaaaatgagaaaatactgtaaatttCAGAGATGTACAATTTTCAGCTATCAATAATGAGTTCAACTAGAAAAATAGGGGTGTTCTAAAACACCGGTAGTGTATATCTGTTTATAAAGTTGATTCACTTTTTTATAGCGTCAATTTTAATCATGTGTCTTGTCCAAGTCAAAAGtccaaatgaaaagaaagggGAACAAGTCTTTTTCATCCAGGGTTTGCTGAGCCAACACAGGGAGCTTcttcaaatgaatgatgtgcAGGTGTCTGTCTGAACACTTTCATACAAAATATGGCTGCATCTATAAAGCGCCTTACAGCTGGACAATTAGGTGCAGACCATCGGGAGCACTTTGGGGTTCATTGTCTCACCCGGGAACACTTCAACATGTAGACAGGTGGAGCTGGGGATGCAGCCTCCAGCCCTGTGATCGGTGGATGACCTGCCCaacttcctgagccacagctacACTTAATATCTGCCCATCTGGTCTACTGGCTGCCGAGCAGCTCCACAGGTGGCGCTCGTGCTGAAGGGCAATGCTACTCTTTCTCAGATCTCCCTGCAAGTCCAGGGATCAAACTAATGACTTCAGTCCAAGCTTTGCTCACCTCCGGTTGCTTACCTAACCTCTGCCCAAAGTCCTGTGATTCAACATCTGTTCACAATCAACTTGGGGATATAAAgcttttactgttatttttgcTTGAACACAAGAGAGCATTGTTGCCCCCATGCTTCTAGTTAATTCTTCACACTGCTGTAGAAAGAACTTTACAAAGCCAGACTACACCTCTCAAACTCAGTCACCCCGACTAGATTTCAGTCTggagaacgtctcgggttacgtatgtaaccctggttccccgagaaggggaacgagagactgcgtcggtccgccgcacctctctccccgcctgaagcgcctgcttcatagtttaagctaatgatgagtgtgtacaggtgtgctttatactcctccggttattccgtcacaccttaccgttctagcaacaggccaataggattggagtgatttcattcacgttcagacctgcttcgcctagaggcgttcccatagtgtcgtaaccgacgcagttcgagttccctcgaaggggaacagcTACTGAGGATCAGCATCAGCATGTTTCTGACTTTTGAACAGctattaaaactaaaaaatgaAAGATGCAAAATAAACTATGATTCTTCATTTACATAGACATACA
It encodes:
- the LOC123975365 gene encoding receptor-type guanylate cyclase gcy-19 isoform X3; the encoded protein is MQDDSYSATRHALCGETVADSNSHGHSCSTELAGFCPEMSRSVEGFLNTSLDTNGTGENGTSVYTQVIGRFLDTWGTVEDSLVKAKQIPNWGDVLAARLLVTFIELNHQVMDFPHIATHADFQYKWTYVLRYLGFARVMTERLNDCWLESIDLKVNSKQSWIFDSSLWQISGAGSELLSGSQAGVQALTNTQQCLFDRAVPALRLASRSVSSVLSMRVCLLAMACLIYPVAMFSFKQMAEWIQNYAQSLKEKSEDLKRQRKLAEDLLHQMLPKSVAKQLRQQKHVKAESYEKVTIFFSDIVGFTSISASCTPLQVVEMLNNLYMCFDTRIDSYNVYKVETIGDAYMVVSGLPERNGDRHADEIAKMALDLVAAVRQVSIPHMPNHRLQLRAGIHTGPCVAGIVGYKMPRYCLFGDTVNTASRMESTSLPQRIHTSSETYLALIKDNAYELQLRGEIEVKGKGKMNTYWLIGHKNYSVQNDSLVCHWNPNKSRKKKPVVGSEISVGNSSVTVQSLSENATTPVSLPSSVLNQTPPRPRTDKPGLSVAAQVEPYGSSHGTLGSMIGGLQGGDESPLPSRRRSSGGHKPDLLPGSNCHV